The following coding sequences lie in one Mesorhizobium shangrilense genomic window:
- a CDS encoding ABC transporter ATP-binding protein has translation MIEVKQVSKSYGDALVVDGVTLSLPKGGVTSIIGPNGAGKSTLLSMMSRLLPMSEGEILVDGLDVSREKGDVLARRLSILRQDNHLTSRLTVRDIVAFGRYPYSKDRPTPEDRAHVERALDFLDLAPLADRFLDELSGGQRQRAFVAMVLCQDTDYALFDEPLNNLDMRHAATMMRILRQAADHFGKTIVLVLHDINFASCYSDHIIAMKDGKVAFQGKANEVMREDVLGKIFGTAITIHEICGRRIGVFY, from the coding sequence ATGATCGAGGTGAAGCAGGTCTCGAAGTCCTATGGCGACGCGCTGGTGGTCGACGGGGTGACGCTCAGCCTGCCCAAGGGCGGCGTCACCTCCATCATCGGGCCGAACGGGGCCGGGAAATCGACGCTGCTGTCGATGATGAGCCGCCTGCTGCCGATGTCGGAGGGGGAAATTCTTGTCGACGGGCTGGATGTCAGCCGCGAGAAAGGCGACGTGCTCGCGCGCCGGCTCTCCATCCTGCGCCAGGACAACCACCTGACGTCTCGCCTGACCGTGCGCGACATCGTCGCCTTCGGCCGCTATCCCTATTCGAAGGACCGCCCCACGCCCGAAGACAGGGCGCATGTCGAGCGGGCGCTGGATTTTCTCGACCTCGCGCCGCTGGCGGATCGGTTCCTCGACGAACTGTCGGGCGGCCAGCGCCAGCGCGCCTTTGTGGCCATGGTGCTTTGCCAGGACACCGACTACGCGCTCTTCGACGAGCCTCTCAACAATCTGGACATGCGCCACGCGGCCACCATGATGCGCATTCTTCGACAGGCTGCGGACCATTTCGGCAAAACGATCGTGCTGGTGCTGCACGACATCAACTTCGCCTCCTGCTACTCCGACCACATCATCGCGATGAAGGATGGGAAGGTCGCCTTCCAGGGCAAAGCCAACGAGGTTATGCGCGAGGACGTTCTCGGCAAGATCTTCGGCACCGCGATCACCATCCACGAGATCTGCGGCCGTCGCATTGGCGTTTTCTATTAA
- a CDS encoding DUF2218 domain-containing protein has product MIETKANVATASGVKYVQQLCKHFGHKIPTTFADGHGECQFDVGRAVMDADDKGMTIRVSAADAPGNQRLQHVIESHLERFAFRENLLPLIWTPLDNS; this is encoded by the coding sequence ATGATCGAAACTAAGGCGAATGTCGCGACAGCCAGCGGCGTGAAGTACGTCCAGCAGCTCTGCAAGCATTTTGGCCACAAGATCCCCACGACCTTCGCCGACGGCCACGGCGAGTGCCAGTTCGACGTCGGCAGGGCCGTCATGGACGCCGACGACAAGGGCATGACCATCAGGGTGAGCGCGGCCGATGCTCCCGGCAACCAGAGGCTTCAGCACGTGATCGAGAGCCATCTGGAGCGGTTCGCATTCAGGGAGAACCTGTTGCCTCTGATCTGGACCCCGCTCGACAACTCTTGA
- the repC gene encoding plasmid replication protein RepC — translation MQTHTPASPFGPRPLSLAAVNGQRTAKACPPDAVVDKWRVFRAVCEARSMLGATERALAVLSALISFHPDTELSGEGALVFPSNAQLSLRAHGMAPATLRRHLAVLVECGLIVRRDSPNGKRFARKGQGGAIEQAFGFDLTPLVARAAEFERLADAVRAERRALHLLRERLTICRRDICKMIELGQDEGMRGDWQAYRERYRILAARIPRTATAAQLEPLAEAFAQLADEIRNILERHVNSKNTSANESQTERHKQNSNPDLNLESEPRSGKEQGAATPPTEQAERLPQQPQDRQTSAYPLSLVLRACPDIVDYARNGISDWAGLVATADLARAALGISPDAWRQACEVIGPADAAIVVAAILQRADAISSAGGYLRSLTHKARAGQFSIGPVLMALLRARDKALPRTG, via the coding sequence ATGCAAACGCATACCCCAGCTTCGCCCTTCGGGCCGAGGCCGCTGTCGCTTGCCGCCGTGAACGGCCAGCGCACCGCAAAAGCCTGTCCGCCAGACGCCGTGGTCGACAAATGGCGCGTGTTTCGCGCCGTCTGCGAGGCCAGGAGCATGCTCGGCGCCACCGAACGCGCCCTAGCGGTGCTGTCGGCGCTGATCTCCTTCCATCCCGACACCGAACTCTCGGGGGAGGGGGCCCTGGTGTTCCCGTCCAACGCCCAGCTGTCGCTGCGCGCCCACGGCATGGCCCCGGCGACCCTCAGACGCCATCTCGCCGTGCTCGTGGAGTGTGGCCTGATCGTGCGGCGCGACAGTCCAAACGGCAAGCGCTTCGCCCGCAAGGGGCAGGGCGGTGCGATCGAGCAGGCGTTCGGCTTCGACCTGACCCCGCTCGTCGCCCGAGCGGCCGAATTCGAGCGGCTGGCCGACGCCGTGCGGGCCGAGCGGCGCGCCCTCCATCTGCTGCGCGAACGGCTCACCATCTGCCGCCGCGACATCTGCAAGATGATCGAGCTCGGCCAGGACGAAGGCATGCGCGGCGACTGGCAGGCCTATCGCGAGCGTTACCGCATTCTCGCTGCCCGGATTCCGCGGACGGCCACGGCGGCCCAGCTCGAGCCGCTCGCGGAGGCCTTTGCCCAGCTCGCCGATGAAATCCGCAACATTCTGGAAAGACACGTTAATTCCAAGAATACGAGCGCCAATGAGTCTCAGACTGAGCGCCACAAACAGAATTCAAACCCAGACCTTAATCTTGAATCTGAACCTCGCTCCGGAAAGGAGCAGGGGGCAGCCACGCCGCCAACCGAACAGGCGGAGCGCTTGCCGCAACAGCCGCAGGACCGCCAAACGTCAGCCTACCCGCTAAGCCTTGTGCTGCGCGCCTGCCCGGACATCGTCGACTACGCCCGAAACGGCATTTCGGACTGGGCGGGGCTGGTGGCAACCGCGGATCTTGCCCGCGCCGCGCTCGGCATCAGTCCCGATGCGTGGCGCCAGGCCTGCGAGGTCATCGGGCCGGCCGACGCCGCCATCGTCGTCGCCGCCATTCTGCAGCGGGCCGACGCCATCTCCAGCGCCGGCGGCTATCTGCGCAGCCTGACCCACAAGGCGAGGGCAGGGCAGTTTTCCATCGGGCCCGTCCTCATGGCGTTGCTGCGCGCCAGGGACAAAGCCCTGCCGAGAACCGGGTGA
- the repB gene encoding plasmid partitioning protein RepB yields the protein MSRKDSRNMFTAVLGELGTETSPVPLRERSASPHLLKVAAGVRELNERSQLVDRLLRDGEQIVELDPTAIVPSSIADRLDGAYNDQAVAEIVDSIRERGQISAGLVRPIPGQDGRFQIVFGRRRLAAAQKLGIKFKAVVRELTEEEAVIFQGEENANREDLSFIEKCAFALALEQAGHKRATICSALSTSKSHVSEMIKIAAAIPRDLLLQIGRAPGIGRGRWTEFAERIKEPDALRLTSELTTLPRFEQAESDARFNRLFAALAPRDSIGSAHAQHDSIAPRPWVAKDNSVRVTANRRGNDYVLALSDAAAAPFGTWISDNLDRLYRDFRSSDPNAATGD from the coding sequence ATGAGCCGAAAAGACTCCAGAAACATGTTCACCGCCGTTCTCGGCGAGCTTGGGACTGAGACATCCCCAGTCCCACTCAGAGAGCGTTCAGCGTCGCCGCACTTGCTCAAGGTTGCGGCCGGCGTGCGGGAGCTCAACGAGCGCAGCCAGTTGGTCGATCGCCTGCTGCGCGACGGCGAGCAGATCGTCGAACTCGACCCAACCGCCATCGTGCCTTCCTCCATCGCCGACCGGTTGGATGGAGCCTATAACGATCAGGCAGTCGCCGAGATCGTCGACTCCATCCGGGAGCGTGGCCAAATTTCCGCCGGTCTTGTCCGCCCGATACCCGGACAGGACGGTCGTTTTCAGATCGTGTTCGGCCGCCGCCGGCTCGCCGCGGCCCAAAAGCTCGGCATCAAGTTCAAGGCGGTGGTTCGCGAGCTCACCGAGGAAGAGGCGGTCATCTTCCAGGGCGAGGAAAACGCCAACCGCGAAGACCTCTCCTTCATCGAAAAATGTGCCTTTGCGCTGGCGCTCGAGCAGGCCGGCCACAAGAGAGCCACCATCTGTTCGGCGCTGTCGACGAGCAAATCGCACGTTTCCGAAATGATCAAGATCGCTGCGGCCATTCCGCGTGACCTGCTCCTTCAGATCGGCCGCGCGCCGGGCATCGGCCGTGGCCGCTGGACCGAATTCGCCGAGAGGATCAAGGAACCGGACGCGCTCCGGCTGACTAGCGAACTCACCACTTTGCCACGCTTTGAGCAGGCGGAGTCGGACGCGCGCTTCAACCGGCTGTTTGCGGCGCTCGCACCACGCGACAGCATTGGGTCCGCCCACGCACAGCACGATAGCATTGCGCCGCGGCCATGGGTCGCCAAGGACAACAGCGTTCGCGTCACCGCCAATCGTCGCGGAAACGACTATGTGCTGGCTCTCAGCGACGCTGCAGCCGCGCCATTCGGAACATGGATTTCGGACAATCTCGATCGTCTTTATCGCGATTTCAGATCGTCCGATCCGAACGCCGCAACAGGAGACTGA
- the repA gene encoding plasmid partitioning protein RepA, which produces MNSHLSSLDFMQSFATKLETALDNLSMKQFPPEGGRTMRKFASPEVGELLDVSEAYIRQVALKGQGPDPEITSNGRRLYSLDQVHDLRLRLAENGRKKWMNPRRQNGEDCQVIAISNFKGGSSKTSTTIHLGHYLALKGYRVLAVDLDPQASLTSLQGTLPGFDYRDGETLYSAIRFEDPVPADSVVRSTHVPGFDIICAGLDLTEFETAVALQMRSSGGTGFLLRVAQALDQIVGNYDVVLLDCAPSLNFLTLSSLTAATGVLIPVPAHMLDVDSTGKFLELAASYMQVLDEAGASTKWDFAKFLITKFEPNDHPQANMQALMRHVFGEDLLLNPVIKSTAVADALTWKQSLYEVQRSRFSAPKTYDRAMESINAANAEIEALLWSAWGRQK; this is translated from the coding sequence ATGAACAGCCATCTCAGCAGTCTCGACTTCATGCAGTCCTTTGCAACGAAGCTCGAAACCGCACTCGACAATCTCAGCATGAAGCAGTTCCCGCCGGAGGGCGGTCGGACAATGCGCAAGTTTGCATCGCCCGAAGTCGGCGAGCTTCTCGATGTCTCGGAAGCCTATATCCGCCAGGTCGCCCTGAAAGGGCAGGGGCCTGATCCCGAAATCACGTCCAATGGCCGCCGGCTCTACAGTCTCGACCAGGTCCATGACCTGCGACTGCGGCTTGCCGAAAACGGCCGCAAGAAGTGGATGAACCCCCGTCGCCAGAATGGCGAAGACTGCCAGGTCATTGCCATCAGCAACTTCAAGGGCGGATCCAGCAAGACGTCGACCACGATCCATCTGGGGCACTATCTCGCGCTCAAGGGCTATCGCGTGCTTGCTGTTGACCTCGACCCGCAGGCATCGCTGACCAGCCTGCAAGGCACGTTGCCGGGTTTCGATTATCGCGACGGCGAGACACTTTACTCGGCGATCCGTTTCGAAGATCCCGTTCCGGCCGACAGTGTCGTGCGATCGACCCATGTCCCCGGCTTCGATATCATCTGCGCGGGCCTCGACCTCACCGAATTTGAAACCGCCGTCGCCCTGCAGATGCGCAGCTCCGGCGGAACCGGCTTCCTGCTACGTGTCGCACAGGCGCTCGACCAGATCGTCGGCAACTACGACGTTGTGCTGCTCGACTGCGCCCCGTCGCTGAACTTCCTCACTCTCTCCTCACTCACGGCCGCCACCGGCGTGCTCATCCCCGTCCCCGCGCATATGCTCGACGTCGACTCAACCGGCAAGTTCCTGGAACTCGCCGCCTCGTATATGCAGGTGCTTGACGAGGCAGGCGCATCAACCAAATGGGATTTCGCCAAGTTCCTGATCACGAAGTTCGAACCTAACGACCATCCGCAGGCCAACATGCAGGCGCTGATGCGCCACGTTTTCGGCGAGGACCTTCTGCTCAATCCGGTGATCAAGTCCACTGCCGTGGCCGATGCGCTTACCTGGAAGCAAAGCCTCTATGAGGTGCAGCGCTCGCGTTTCTCGGCGCCGAAGACCTACGACCGGGCGATGGAATCCATCAACGCCGCCAACGCAGAAATCGAAGCCCTTCTCTGGTCCGCGTGGGGGAGGCAGAAATGA
- a CDS encoding DUF1778 domain-containing protein, with translation MPRVAVEANERMHLRVPAPDKAKLLRAAALMHADLTDFVTRAALREADAVIKQAETIQVSERDFTRIMELLDNPPPPNEKLRAAIAALPRDR, from the coding sequence ATGCCCCGTGTGGCGGTCGAAGCGAACGAACGGATGCATCTGCGCGTCCCTGCGCCGGACAAGGCGAAGCTGCTGCGGGCGGCAGCGCTGATGCATGCGGATCTGACTGATTTTGTGACGCGGGCGGCGCTGCGCGAAGCGGACGCCGTCATCAAGCAAGCCGAGACCATTCAGGTCTCGGAGCGCGATTTCACACGGATCATGGAATTGCTCGACAATCCACCGCCGCCAAACGAGAAGCTGCGGGCGGCGATCGCAGCGTTGCCGCGTGATCGATGA
- a CDS encoding GNAT family N-acetyltransferase, producing the protein MSLPAWHEEAIAKAHDRSGFDCGDADMNEFLVRFARQSHEQNATKTYCAIETANPGRILGFYSITPSAVEYAVVPAQMTKGLARHDVSGFLLARIATDIRVAGQGLGGQLLVAAARRCLRLVAEGGGVLLIIDAKSARAADWYASYGAEPLQGQPLRLVIHLKTFAADLRATGHL; encoded by the coding sequence ATGAGTCTGCCTGCATGGCATGAAGAGGCGATCGCGAAGGCACACGATCGCAGCGGCTTCGATTGCGGCGACGCTGACATGAACGAATTTCTGGTGCGTTTCGCGCGCCAAAGTCATGAGCAGAACGCCACTAAGACCTACTGCGCGATCGAAACCGCCAATCCGGGCCGGATCCTCGGTTTCTATTCGATCACGCCTTCGGCGGTCGAGTATGCAGTCGTTCCGGCGCAGATGACAAAGGGACTGGCCCGCCATGACGTGTCCGGTTTTCTGCTGGCGCGGATCGCCACCGACATCCGCGTTGCGGGGCAGGGACTTGGCGGACAGCTACTGGTGGCCGCAGCCCGGCGCTGTTTGCGGCTGGTGGCCGAAGGCGGCGGTGTCTTGCTCATCATCGACGCCAAGAGCGCGCGGGCGGCCGACTGGTACGCGTCTTATGGGGCGGAGCCATTGCAGGGGCAGCCGTTGAGATTGGTGATTCATCTGAAGACGTTCGCAGCTGATTTGAGGGCCACCGGGCATCTTTGA
- the bktB gene encoding beta-ketothiolase BktB — MTQPVYILSGARTAIGAFGGALAQKEPAELGALVAAEAIRRGGIEGAEVGHVVFGNVIPTGPRDAYLARVAAIDAGISKETPAMTLNRLCGSGAQAIVSAAQSIMLGDTEVALAGGAEVMSRAPHYLQTGRFGQKMGDAAMLDGLSGVLTDPFGNGIMGMTAENVAARYSISRQDQDAFAAESQRRAAIAIAAGHFGSQILPIEVKAGRTVAAFDTDEHPKLDTTLEGLGKLRPTFKKDGTVTAGNASGINDGAAAVALASEDHVRRSRTEPLARIVGYAHAGVEPSIMGIGPVPAVRSLLERTGLKPSDFDVIESNEAFAAQAIAVNRELELDPELVNPDGGAIALGHPVGATGAILAIKAVYHLMRTGGRLGLVTMCIGGGQGIALAIERA, encoded by the coding sequence ATGACCCAGCCGGTCTACATTCTGTCAGGCGCGCGCACCGCCATCGGCGCTTTCGGCGGCGCCCTCGCTCAAAAAGAACCGGCTGAACTCGGTGCTCTGGTGGCCGCCGAGGCGATCCGCCGCGGCGGCATCGAGGGCGCGGAGGTCGGTCATGTCGTCTTTGGAAACGTGATCCCGACCGGCCCCCGCGACGCCTATCTGGCACGCGTCGCGGCGATCGACGCTGGGATTTCCAAGGAGACGCCGGCAATGACCCTCAACCGGCTGTGTGGCAGCGGTGCCCAGGCGATCGTGTCGGCAGCACAATCGATCATGCTCGGAGACACTGAGGTGGCGCTCGCGGGTGGCGCGGAAGTCATGAGCCGCGCGCCGCACTATCTCCAGACCGGACGATTCGGCCAGAAAATGGGCGACGCCGCCATGTTGGACGGGCTGAGCGGTGTTCTGACCGATCCGTTTGGCAACGGCATCATGGGCATGACTGCCGAGAACGTGGCGGCCAGGTACTCGATTTCGCGACAGGACCAGGACGCTTTCGCCGCCGAGAGCCAGCGGCGGGCGGCGATCGCCATCGCGGCCGGCCACTTCGGGAGCCAGATCCTGCCGATCGAGGTTAAGGCCGGGCGCACGGTGGCCGCCTTTGATACGGACGAGCATCCCAAGCTCGACACGACGCTCGAAGGCCTTGGCAAATTGCGACCGACCTTCAAGAAGGACGGTACGGTGACGGCCGGCAACGCCTCGGGAATCAATGATGGCGCCGCCGCGGTGGCTCTCGCGTCGGAAGACCACGTGAGGCGCAGCCGGACGGAGCCGCTCGCACGGATCGTCGGCTACGCCCATGCGGGTGTGGAGCCTTCCATCATGGGTATCGGGCCGGTTCCCGCGGTCCGCTCCCTGCTTGAACGCACCGGCCTGAAGCCATCAGACTTCGATGTGATCGAATCCAACGAGGCGTTTGCTGCGCAGGCGATCGCTGTCAATCGCGAGCTCGAGCTCGATCCGGAGCTGGTCAATCCAGACGGTGGTGCCATCGCGCTCGGGCATCCCGTGGGCGCCACCGGAGCCATTCTTGCGATCAAGGCCGTCTATCATTTGATGCGGACGGGCGGTCGGCTTGGCCTCGTTACCATGTGCATCGGCGGCGGCCAGGGCATCGCGCTTGCGATCGAACGCGCCTGA
- a CDS encoding zinc-binding dehydrogenase produces the protein MFEHVGQSTWAGSLKALARGGRLVTCGGHSGFTVDMNLWHLFVKEQTVIGSFGGTRRDFLEVMQMAQQGRLRQVIQQTFALTELADAQQLLRERKVFGKLMLDPTLH, from the coding sequence GTGTTCGAGCATGTTGGCCAGTCGACCTGGGCGGGCAGCCTCAAGGCGTTGGCGCGCGGCGGCCGGCTGGTTACATGCGGCGGCCATTCCGGCTTCACCGTCGACATGAATCTGTGGCACCTGTTCGTGAAGGAGCAAACGGTCATCGGATCCTTCGGTGGAACGCGGCGGGATTTCCTGGAGGTGATGCAGATGGCGCAACAGGGCCGTTTGCGCCAGGTGATCCAGCAGACCTTTGCCCTGACCGAGCTGGCGGACGCCCAGCAGCTGCTGCGGGAACGCAAGGTCTTCGGCAAGCTGATGCTCGACCCAACTCTGCACTGA